In one Tripterygium wilfordii isolate XIE 37 chromosome 22, ASM1340144v1, whole genome shotgun sequence genomic region, the following are encoded:
- the LOC119991797 gene encoding UPF0496 protein At4g34320-like, which yields MGGHMSKNKAAEASSAMSLNNNLQYSTELSSYEAACRLDEDLQSFDNNLQARTNHVINTLAVGAEVRALSFDSLKEVTGCLLEMNQEVVKVILECKNDIWKSQELFELVEEYFENSLQTLDFCTVLEKCLKRTRDNQLLILVALQQFEEESEAGGIKYVKTLEEFKNFKAAGDPFDEEFFHIFQSVYKQQMLMLEKLQLKKNKLDKKLKYIHAWRKVSSMIFVATFAAVLICSVVATAMAAPPVAAALAAATSIPLGSMGKWIDSLWRNYENVLKGQKEVITSMQAGSYVAIKDLDNIRVLIDRLEIEIEALMVNVDFAIEKEAVKIAIEEIKKKLGVFMKNVEELGVHADMCSRDIRRARTVVLQRIIRHPNH from the coding sequence ATGGGAGGGCATATGAGCAAGAACAAGGCTGCAGAAGCTTCATCTGCTATGAGTCTCAACAATAATTTGCAGTACTCAACTGAATTGAGCTCCTATGAGGCTGCCTGCAGGCTCGACGAGGACTTGCAGTCCTTCGACAACAACCTCCAAGCGCGCACCAATCATGTCATCAACACTCTGGCTGTTGGTGCTGAGGTTAGAGCACTTTCATTTGATTCCTTGAAGGAAGTTACAGGGTGCCTTCTAGAGATGAATCAAGAGGTTGTTAAGGTTATTTTGGAATGCAAGAACGACATATGGAAGAGCCAAGAATTGTTCGAGCTTGTCGAAGAGTACTTTGAGAATAGCTTGCAGACTCTAGATTTCTGTACAGTATTGGAGAAGTGCCTAAAGCGAACTCGTGATAATCAATTGCTAATTCTTGTAGCATTGCAGCAATTCGAAGAGGAAAGTGAAGCTGGAGGGATAAAGTATGTGAAGACTctagaggaatttaagaatttcAAGGCAGCTGGTGACCCTTTCGATGAAGAGTTCTTTCATATCTTTCAATCTGTTTATAAGCAGCAGATGTTGATGCTTGAGAAACTGCAGCTTAAAAAGAACAAGCTTGACAAGAAGCTCAAGTACATTCATGCCTGGAGGAAAGTTTCAAGTATGATATTTGTTGCAACTTTTGCTGCTGTACTAATTTGCTCTGTCGTGGCGACAGCTATGGCTGCACCGCCTGTGGCAGCAGCACTTGCAGCAGCAACTTCTATTCCATTGGGTTCAATGGGGAAATGGATTGATTCTCTATGGAGAAACTATGAGAATGTATTGAAGGGGCAGAAGGAGGTGATTACTTCAATGCAAGCAGGATCATATGTTGCTATTAAGGACTTGGACAACATTCGGGTTCTGATTGATCGATTGGAGATTGAAATTGAAGCATTAATGGTAAACGTGGATTTCGCGATTGAAAAAGAAGCTGTGAAGATTGCAATAGAGGAGATTAAGAAGAAGCTGGGAGTGTTTATGAAGAATGTTGAGGAGCTGGGAGTACATGCTGATATGTGCAGCCGGGATATCAGAAGGGCTAGGACTGTAGTTCTACAGAGGATCATAAGACATCCCAATCACTGA
- the LOC119991796 gene encoding probable 1-acyl-sn-glycerol-3-phosphate acyltransferase 5 isoform X2 — translation MLLWCCEIAALIIDYPFQMVLSSSWCWASTWNLKLDYVAVMEVRGAKSSNDRSRYLLSPVRAVRGLICLLVLLSTVFFMLVYVGFVTAVILRLFSIHYSRRATSFFFGAWLGLWPSLFEKINKTKVIFSGETVPAEERVLLIANHRTEVDWMYLWDLAWRKGCLGYIKYVLKSSLMKLPIFGWGFHILEFISVERKWEIDEARMHQTLSTFKDPRDSIWLALFPEGTDFTEQKCLQSQKYAAENGLPILKNVLLPKRKGFCACLEDLRGSLDAVYDVTIGYKHRCPTFLDNVFGVEPSEVHIHVQRITLDNIPLSEEKAAAWLIERFQLKDQLLSDFSSQVPLLHLEKAVKG, via the exons ATGCTTCTATGGTGCTGTGAAATTGCTGCATTAATAATTGATTATCCTTTTCAAATGGTGTTATCTTCCAGTTGGTGCTGGGCCTCAACTTGGAATCTAAAACTGGACTAT GTTGCAGTCATGGAAGTTAGAGGAGCTAAAAGTTCAAATGACAGAAGCCGCTATCTGTTGAGCCCTGTGCGAGCTGTTAGGGGTCTGATATGCCTATTAGTGCTGCTTTCCACAGTATTCTTTATGCTAGTATATGTTGGCTTTGTAACTGCTGTCATATTGCGGCTTTTCAGCATACATTACAGCAGGAGAGCAACATCCTTTTTCTTTGGTGCTTGGCTAGGTTTGTGGCCTTCTCtatttgaaaagataaacaaaACTAAAGTCATTTTTTCAGGGGAAACTGTTCCTGCAGAGGAACGTGTTTTGCTTATTGCAAACCACAGAACTGAAGTAGACTGGATGTACTTGTGGGACCTTGCATGGCGAAAAGGATGCCTGGGATACATAAAGTATGTCCTCAAGAGCAGTTTGATGAAATTACCTATATTTGGATGGGGGTTCCATATATTAGAATTCATCTCAGTGGAAAGAAAGTGGGAAATTGATGAAGCAAGGATGCACCAAACTCTTTCGACTTTCAAAGACCCCCGTGATTCAATTTGGCTTGCTCTTTTCCCAGAAGGAACTGATTTCAC TGAGCAAAAGTGCTTGCAAAGTCAAAAGTATGCAGCTGAGAATGGATTACCTATACTGAAAAATGTTTTGCTTCCAAAAAGAAAGGGTTTCTGTGCCTGCTTGGAAGATTTGAGAGGCTCTCTGGATGCAG TTTATGATGTGACCATTGGGTACAAGCATCGGTGCCCAACTTTTCTGGACAATGTCTTTGGGGTGGAGCCTTCTGAAGTCCATATTCACGTTCAGCGTATAACACTTGATAATATCCCATTATCTGAAGAGAAAGCCGCTGCTTGGTTGATAGAAAGATTCCAGCTAAAGGATCAGTTACTATCTGATTTTTCTTCTCAAG TGCCACTTCTACACTTGGAGAAAGCTGTGAAAGGTTAG
- the LOC119991796 gene encoding probable 1-acyl-sn-glycerol-3-phosphate acyltransferase 5 isoform X1, producing MLLWCCEIAALIIDYPFQMVLSSSWCWASTWNLKLDYVAVMEVRGAKSSNDRSRYLLSPVRAVRGLICLLVLLSTVFFMLVYVGFVTAVILRLFSIHYSRRATSFFFGAWLGLWPSLFEKINKTKVIFSGETVPAEERVLLIANHRTEVDWMYLWDLAWRKGCLGYIKYVLKSSLMKLPIFGWGFHILEFISVERKWEIDEARMHQTLSTFKDPRDSIWLALFPEGTDFTEQKCLQSQKYAAENGLPILKNVLLPKRKGFCACLEDLRGSLDAVYDVTIGYKHRCPTFLDNVFGVEPSEVHIHVQRITLDNIPLSEEKAAAWLIERFQLKDQLLSDFSSQGQFPHQGTERDLSTVKCLVNFAAVTILIGTCMFLTFFSSIWFKIFVSLSCSYLASATYFNFHPVPLLHLEKAVKG from the exons ATGCTTCTATGGTGCTGTGAAATTGCTGCATTAATAATTGATTATCCTTTTCAAATGGTGTTATCTTCCAGTTGGTGCTGGGCCTCAACTTGGAATCTAAAACTGGACTAT GTTGCAGTCATGGAAGTTAGAGGAGCTAAAAGTTCAAATGACAGAAGCCGCTATCTGTTGAGCCCTGTGCGAGCTGTTAGGGGTCTGATATGCCTATTAGTGCTGCTTTCCACAGTATTCTTTATGCTAGTATATGTTGGCTTTGTAACTGCTGTCATATTGCGGCTTTTCAGCATACATTACAGCAGGAGAGCAACATCCTTTTTCTTTGGTGCTTGGCTAGGTTTGTGGCCTTCTCtatttgaaaagataaacaaaACTAAAGTCATTTTTTCAGGGGAAACTGTTCCTGCAGAGGAACGTGTTTTGCTTATTGCAAACCACAGAACTGAAGTAGACTGGATGTACTTGTGGGACCTTGCATGGCGAAAAGGATGCCTGGGATACATAAAGTATGTCCTCAAGAGCAGTTTGATGAAATTACCTATATTTGGATGGGGGTTCCATATATTAGAATTCATCTCAGTGGAAAGAAAGTGGGAAATTGATGAAGCAAGGATGCACCAAACTCTTTCGACTTTCAAAGACCCCCGTGATTCAATTTGGCTTGCTCTTTTCCCAGAAGGAACTGATTTCAC TGAGCAAAAGTGCTTGCAAAGTCAAAAGTATGCAGCTGAGAATGGATTACCTATACTGAAAAATGTTTTGCTTCCAAAAAGAAAGGGTTTCTGTGCCTGCTTGGAAGATTTGAGAGGCTCTCTGGATGCAG TTTATGATGTGACCATTGGGTACAAGCATCGGTGCCCAACTTTTCTGGACAATGTCTTTGGGGTGGAGCCTTCTGAAGTCCATATTCACGTTCAGCGTATAACACTTGATAATATCCCATTATCTGAAGAGAAAGCCGCTGCTTGGTTGATAGAAAGATTCCAGCTAAAGGATCAGTTACTATCTGATTTTTCTTCTCAAGGTCAGTTTCCTCACCAAGGAACAGAAAGGGATCTCTCTACAGTAAAGTGCCTTGTTAATTTTGCTGCAGTAACTATCTTGATTGGCACATGcatgtttttaacttttttctcATCCATTTGGTTTAAGATTTTCGTGTCTTTGTCGTGTTCATACCTGGCATCTGCAACCTATTTTAATTTTCATCCAGTGCCACTTCTACACTTGGAGAAAGCTGTGAAAGGTTAG
- the LOC119991133 gene encoding uncharacterized protein LOC119991133 isoform X1 produces MIIGLVILPCNFCWVAPPWCLNKILFQSKKKKRKSISHLSSFASEREGLVKDFFQPNRHLLDYEMSKTGKLILSFLGFALVVLRRILIKSQNMLQAFEGQLFSVNSYCIDLIKESCHHSNTYHAWHSVWSSTAPLQVAFFCWEAIWERILAIVKLLRRGLEHWMTALNIVVINWVTSCNIGDRSEHGIRLATEDQEEGYADGSYGSNVDFME; encoded by the exons ATGATCATTGGACTGGTGATACTTCCCTGTAATTTCTgctgggttgcacccccttggtgtttgaataaaattcttttccaatcaaaaaaaaaaaaaagaaagtctaTTTCTCATCTGTCAAGCTTTGCATCTGAGAGGGAAGGTCTTGTCAAGGATTTTTTTCAGCCCAACAGGCATTTGTTGGACTATGAAATGTCCAAGACGGGGAAGctgattctttctttcttgggaTTTGCTCTAGTTGTTCTAAGGCGGATCCtaataaaatcacaaaatatGCTACAAGCATTTGAGGGACAATTGTTCTCTGTCAATTCCTATTGTATAGATCTGATTAAGGAAAGCTGCCATCACAGTAATACTTACCATGCTTGGCACTCTGTTTGGAGCTCCACAGCTCCACTACAGGTGGCTTTCTTTTGCTGGGAAGCTATTTGGGAAAGAATTCTGGCGATTGTTAAACTTTTGAGAAGAGGTTTG GAGCATTGGATGACTGCCTTGAATATAGTGGTGATAAATTGGGTAACAAGTTGCAATATTGGAGATAGATCTGAGCATGGAATTCGCTTAGCCACTGAAGACCAAGAGGAAGGCTATGCAGATGGTTCCTATGGCTCTAATGTGGATTTTATGGAATGA
- the LOC119991133 gene encoding uncharacterized protein LOC119991133 isoform X2 — protein sequence MIIGLVILPCNFCWVAPPWCLNKILFQSKKKKRKSISHLSSFASEREGLVKDFFQPNRHLLDYEMSKTGKLILSFLGFALVVLRRILIKSQNMLQAFEGQLFSVNSYCIDLIKESCHHSNTYHAWHSVWSSTAPLQVAFFCWEAIWERILAIVKLLRRGALDDCLEYSGDKLGNKLQYWR from the exons ATGATCATTGGACTGGTGATACTTCCCTGTAATTTCTgctgggttgcacccccttggtgtttgaataaaattcttttccaatcaaaaaaaaaaaaaagaaagtctaTTTCTCATCTGTCAAGCTTTGCATCTGAGAGGGAAGGTCTTGTCAAGGATTTTTTTCAGCCCAACAGGCATTTGTTGGACTATGAAATGTCCAAGACGGGGAAGctgattctttctttcttgggaTTTGCTCTAGTTGTTCTAAGGCGGATCCtaataaaatcacaaaatatGCTACAAGCATTTGAGGGACAATTGTTCTCTGTCAATTCCTATTGTATAGATCTGATTAAGGAAAGCTGCCATCACAGTAATACTTACCATGCTTGGCACTCTGTTTGGAGCTCCACAGCTCCACTACAGGTGGCTTTCTTTTGCTGGGAAGCTATTTGGGAAAGAATTCTGGCGATTGTTAAACTTTTGAGAAGAG GAGCATTGGATGACTGCCTTGAATATAGTGGTGATAAATTGGGTAACAAGTTGCAATATTGGAGATAG